Proteins from one Mycobacterium sp. HUMS_12744610 genomic window:
- a CDS encoding carboxymuconolactone decarboxylase family protein translates to MSNQSQRRERGIREFVEVMTVAAPEDISPVVANGLLDFVFAEVWARPGLGRRDRRFVTLACVAGADATPALELHVYAALNSGDLTITEMREAVLHFAVYAGWPKASQFNMVVDAQWDRILRERGEQAPPVVPSLPPATPGDPEERMACGERAFREINCLPFAPTRDNPYSGAGILNFVFGEMWLRPGLGMKERRLITLACVGFQDAQYPIMSHVYAALKSGDVSFDEMDELALHFAAYYGWPKGSYLNQVIAEQKQRVLEEAR, encoded by the coding sequence ATGAGCAACCAGAGCCAACGGCGTGAGCGAGGCATTCGGGAGTTCGTCGAGGTGATGACGGTCGCCGCGCCGGAAGACATCAGTCCGGTTGTCGCCAATGGGCTGCTGGACTTCGTGTTCGCCGAGGTGTGGGCCCGACCGGGGCTTGGTCGACGCGACCGCCGCTTCGTCACGCTGGCCTGCGTGGCCGGCGCGGACGCCACGCCGGCCCTCGAGCTGCATGTCTATGCCGCGCTGAACAGTGGCGACCTCACGATCACCGAAATGCGCGAGGCGGTGCTGCATTTCGCGGTGTACGCGGGATGGCCGAAAGCCTCCCAATTCAACATGGTCGTCGACGCGCAATGGGATCGCATTCTACGGGAGCGCGGCGAGCAAGCTCCGCCGGTAGTACCGTCGTTGCCGCCGGCCACCCCGGGCGATCCCGAGGAGCGGATGGCCTGTGGGGAAAGGGCCTTCCGTGAGATCAATTGCCTGCCGTTCGCGCCAACGCGGGACAACCCGTATTCGGGTGCGGGCATCCTCAACTTCGTTTTCGGTGAGATGTGGTTGCGTCCCGGGCTGGGTATGAAGGAACGGCGCCTGATCACGCTGGCGTGTGTGGGCTTCCAGGACGCCCAGTATCCGATCATGTCGCATGTCTATGCCGCTTTGAAGAGTGGCGACGTTTCCTTTGACGAGATGGACGAATTAGCGCTGCATTTCGCCGCATACTACGGATGGCCAAAAGGTTCCTACCTCAATCAGGTCATCGCCGAGCAGAAGCAGCGTGTTCTCGAGGAAGCCCGATGA